TGGGCCTGGGCTCGGCGGCCGCGTTCTGGCACCAGGGGTATCCGTGGGTGCTGCTCGGTGCCCTGCTGTTCCACCTCAGCTTCGTGCTGGACTGCATGGACGGCAAGATCGCCCGGCTGAACGGGACCGGGTCGTTGTTCGGCACCTGGCTCGACTACGTGTTCGACCGGCTGCGCGTGCTGGCCTGCGCCATCGGGCTGTTCGGCGGCGAGTTCCACCGCACCCAGGACCTGGCCTACCTCTGGCTCGGCCTGCTGGTGATCTTCCTGGACATGTTCCGGTACCTGAACAATCTCCAGATGGCCAGGGTCAAGGGCGAGATGCGCCGGCGTCTGAGCGCGGCCATCGGGACGGTCCCCGCGGCGAGCGCCGACGACGACGGTGACGACCTCCAGGACGACTTCCGGCAGCAGTTCGGGCGGTTCGCCGCGATCCGCCGCTTCCTGGTGGAGAACCGGATCCGGGTGCACCTGTTCAGCGGCATCGAGTTCATGATGTTCGTGTTCATCATCGGCCCCGTCTCGGACCAGCTCGCGCTCGTCACGATCGGTAGTGCCCTGCTGCTGCTCGCCTTCGAGTTGCTGCTGATCTACAAGCTCTGGGCCAACACCAAGAGCTTCAGCCGCCGGCTGGCCAAACTGGAGGCCGTCGCCGCCTGATCACTTTCGGTACGCAAAGGCGCCCCAACCTTGGGGGCGCCTTTGTTTTTTGTAACGACCGCCGGCGATCCCTTTACGTGCGTGACACGGCTTGGTAACTTCCTGAAACAACTTGCAAGGACTTGCAGAGCGCCATCGACCCACCGCCTCCTTGACGCCGCGCCAAATCGGGCAGAACTCCCTGAATTCGCCCCGGTATTTCAGGTGAAAGAACTTTCATCCCCGTCCTCAGCAGAAAGTGTCCCCGCCATGCGAAAGAGAACCCGCAACCTGGTCCTGGGGTCGGCGACCAGCGTCGCACTGGCCGCCGCGAGCCTGGTCGGCGTCACCCTGGCCACCACCGCCAGCGCCGCCGTGACCCTCAACAACAGTGACGTGACCGCGAACCTCTGGGAGTGGAACTTCAACTCCGTCGCGGCCGCCTGCACCAACCAGCTCGGCCCGGCCGGTTACGGCGCGGTCCAGGTCGCCCCGCCGCAGGAGTCGGTCACGCTGGCCTCCAGCGGCAGCGGCGCGCACCCCTGGTGGGAGGTCTACCAGCCGGTCTCCTACAACATCTCCGGGCGGCTGGGCTCCCAGGCGCAGTTCACCAGCATGGTCACCGCCTGCCACAACGCCGGGGTCCGGGTCTACGTGGACGCGGTGATCAACCACATGGCCGGCAAGAACAACACGGTGACCAGCGGATACGGCGGCTCCACGTTCAGCCCGAGCGGCTACTCCTACCCCGCCGTGCCGTACGCCTACAGCGACTTCCACCACGCCAACGACGGCTACTGCAACGACGACGACGGTGTGATCGACGACTACGGCAACTCGTCGGAGGTGCAGAACTGCGAGCTGGACTCGCTCTCCGACCTGAAGACGCAGGACAGCTCGGTCCGGGCGAAGATCGCCGGTTACCTGAACAAGCTGGTCGACTGGGGAGTCGACGGGTTCCGGGTGGACGCCGCCAAGCACATGAACGCCGGCGACCTCTCCCAGATCAAGGCGCTGCTGCGCAACACCACCGAGGGCAAGGCCCCGTACTTCGCCCAGGAGGTCATCCCGGGCGGCAGCGGCGACACCGCCCCGTCGGCGTACACCGGCATCGGTGACCTGCTCGGCTTCTCGTACGCCTACGGCCTGAAGACGCAGTTCGCCAACGGCACGCTGAACAACCTGTCCGGCATCCCGTCGTGGAACCTGGACGCGTCCAGCGACCTGACCGCGGCCATGGTCACCAACCACGACCTGGAGCGCAACGGCAGCACCCTTCGCTACCAGGACGGCTCGACGTACACGCTGGCGAACTACTTCCTGCTCGCCTACCCGTACGGCCAGCCGTTCCTGTACGACGGCTTCAGCTTCTCCACCTCGGCGACCGGCGCCAGCCCGCCGGCCGACGCGAATGGTTACGTCACCAACACCAGCTGCACCAACGGCGCCTGGCAGTGCCTCACCCAGAGCACCGGGATCAAGGGCATGGTCGCCTGGCGCAACACCACCCAGTCCGCGACCACCGTGTCGAACTGGACCAACACCGCCAGCAACGTGATCGGTTTCAGCCGCGGCTCGCTCGGCTGGTTCGGCGTGAACCGGTCCGGCAGCGCGTCCACCGCGACGTACACCACCGGCCTGGCCAACGGCACGTACTGCGACCGGATCACCGGCGGGGCCAGCGCCAACGGCTGCGCGGGCACCGCGATCACCGTCTCCGGCGGCACCGCCTCGGTGACCATCCCGGCCAACGGCGCGGTCGCCATCGACGTGAACGCGAAGTCCGGCGCCGGCACCAGCCCGACCTCGTCGCCGTCGCCCAGCCCGTCGGCCACCAACAAGGTCTCGCAGGTGACCTTCAACGAGTACGCGACCACCACCTGGGGCACCAACGTCTTCGTGGTCGGCTCGATCGCCGCCCTGGGCACCTGGGACACCTCGAAGGCGATCGCCCTGAGCTCCAGCGGATACCCGACCTGGTCGGCGACGGTAGCCATCCCGACCAGCACCGCCTTCGAGTACAAGTACATCAAGAAGGACGCCGGCGGCAACGTGACCTGGGAGTCCGGCAGCAACCGCGCGTACACCACCGGCACCGGCTCCGCCTACACCCTCAACGACACCTGGAAGTAACCCGCACGAGCGTCCGCAAGCACGAAACGAGGGCCCGCAGCCATCTGCTGCGGGCCCTCCGGCATGAACGGAAACGGTCAGGGCACACTTGCGATCGTGACCTCCAGCGCCACCCCGCCGCGCCGCCGGGACGCGGCCCGCACCCGGCAACTGCTGCTCGACGCCGCCCGCCGCCGCTTCGCCACGGCCGGCTACGCGGAGACCACGGTCCGCCACATCGCCGACGACGCGGGCGTCAACGTCGCGCTGATCAGCCGCTACTTCGCCTCGAAGGAGGGCCTCTTCGAAGCGGCCCTGACCGCGAGCTTCACCGAGCTACGCGCCGCCGCCGGAGACGTGGACCCCGCAGCCATCCCGGAAACCATCGCCGAACAGATCATCGGCCAATCCGGCGACGCCGGCCCGAGCCACGCCCTGCTGCTGATCCTGCGCTCCTCCGGCGACGAGAAAGCCGACCAGATCCGCCTCCGCTTCCTCCAGATGTTCGCCGAGAAACTGGCCAAGGGCGCCCAACTCCAGGGCGGCTCCCCCGACATCCTGCGAGCCCAGATCGTCCTGGCCACCGCCATCGGCGTAACCCTGCTCCGCGCCACGCACCTGGAGCCCTTGGCCTCCACCTCCGCCGCCGACCTGACCGCCCCGTTGCGAGACGTCGTCACAGCCCTGACCCGGCACCCCACCCCCGGCACGCCCTGATCCCCCCGCATCCGGCAGCCACCGGCGGGCGTATCCGAGCTCGCGCTTCAACCTCCGGCACCAGCTGAACGTCGCCGCGAACGGCCTGTTCCTGCCGCTCGGTGTGGTGGCGACCTTGCTGTGGCGGCGGCCGATCGCGGTCGTCGCCGCGTCCTTCGCGGTGAGCTTCGGCGACGAGGCGTGGCAGGGTTTCATCGGCAGCGGCGGTGACCCGGTAGACGTCATCCACAACACGGCCGGCGCGCTACTCGGAGCCGCGCTCGGATGGTCCCTCACCATTCGCCGGAGCGCCGCCCGCAGCCAGCACGATGCCGAACGAAAGCCGTGACGAGAGCCCGTGAGCGCGCCTTATCTGCGGCAAATGAGTAAATCCGCGATACGAGGCCTGGCTTGACGACGATGGTCAACCAGTCCTGACCGAGTCCTGCATTGCTTGATATTTATTGCGCTCGGGGCCTGCCGGGAGCGGGTATTCCGGCAGACCCCGCAGCGGGGTTGAAACCAGTTCCGGTGCTGGACGCAAACCTCAGAGACCGACCTTCTTTACGCCGTACCTGGCCTGCGCCGGGGTGAACCCCTCGAATTCCAACTGTTCGATGAGGCCCTGGCGCGAGAACGGCATAGTCTTGAGGTAGGACGCCGCCATCCTGGCGGCCTGGGTGTTCCAGTTCGCATGCTGCTTGTCGACACCATAGGTCGCGATCTTGGTGCTAAAACCCTCGTACACCAGCTGGTGAATAAGGCCTTTGCGCGAGAACGGCATAGTCTTGAGGTAGGACGCCGCCATGCGCCGAGCGTTCTGCTGTACGACTGACTCACTGGCCGCAGAATACGAAACAGGAGCGACCACGGATTTTGAGACTGTGGTGACAGCGCTGGTAACGACCGCATGAGCGGCGATGGGCTGGGCCTGCGCCGGCGCCGCGGCGCCGATGAGCCCCACTGCAAGAAATGCTGTCGACACGGAGACAAAAACCTTCTTCAAAACCAGCTCCTAAAATGACTTGGTGTGGTGTGCGCTGCTCCGCCTTAATCGGAGGCCCTTGGACTGAGTTGAGGTTCGCTGCAGGGATGTCACGGGAATAGGCGACGATCGCATCTACGAGGGTGCGGCCGGAGGTGCGGAACACCGATGCTTCTGGCAGGAGTGTGCCCGGAAGAAGGCCGATGGCGGCGCGAACTCACTCATCGGCACCTGCTGGGCGGAGACTGACTTGGCGCCGCTTGGCTACAACGTAACGGTAGCGGCGGCGTCAGCTCGCCAGCCCTACCGCGGAAACGAGCACACTGCGGCGGCGAGAACACCTGGCGGCCGCAGGCGCGGACTGGCGGGTCTGTGGTGGCGGCCTCGAAGCCGAAGTCGTTCATCTGGAGTCCTAAAGAGGGCCGGCATGGGCCCGATGGCGAGAGCATCGACTCGACAACCGGGAGGTCCGTTATGAGCAACATCTCGCCGTGGGATGTGGATGCCCAACGACCTACGGGCGGTGCTGCTGTAGTGACTGCGCAGGCTGCTGAAGAGACTGCGCCGGCCGGTTGGTACGCCGATCCAAGTGGGGTTTTCGCGCAGCGGTGGTGGGATGGACAACAGTGGACCGAATCCGTTTGGCCTGTGCCGGAAACGGTAGGAGTACATCCCCACCAATCGGCGGCGACCAGCCCTGTAGGGCAAAATTTCCAACAGGTACCCGTTGAACCCGCACTACAGCTGGCAGGCCCATCACAATATGTGCGGTCCTTTGAGCGGCAGGAGGAACCGAGCCCACCATTGGCTCTCAGCGGGACGATGGCGGGCGTATCACACGAGCGCATTGATGTTGCAGGCTTAACGCTGCCGGAAGTTTCGCGCAAGCGCCGGGGTAGGGCCATGGCGATTGCCGGTGCCGTCGTGGCGGTGCTCGTCGGCGGCCCAGGTTCCTACATCACCTACAACTACACGGGCCTTGAAGATAGCTGCCAGGACGCCATCAGGATCTACGCAAACAATCAAACGATCAGGATGACCAAGATGTCGGCCGAGGCTGCCGCCGATGGCATCGCGCTTTCGATGGTTCTCAAGGAAATTCAGTTTTTGCCAGCTCAGAAAGACCGACTGACTGAGGCATCGATGCGGGCGTCCTTGATTTTTTCGTCGACCGTAGGCAACGGCGCCGTTTCGTTCGGTCAGGATGGTGCGATGCAGGTGGTCTGCAACGCCACCTTTGGATATCGCTGGAACGCCACGGCCAAAGGCATCGACATCGACGACCTCTGACGCTTTCCGGCGGCCACGTCGATCTAACGACGTATCACGCACTCAATTCGGCACGACAGGATGTCCGGACCACTATCGGGTCGCCCTGGTGCCGATCCCTGAGTGATTCGCACCTTGCTCACGTCAAGCCGTAAATCCGGTTGAGGTCCAAGAGCTGATGGCCGACAACCGAGCGACCAGGCACATCGAGCACCAGGACCAGGTAGACGTGTTGGCCTGCGTCACATTGTGTGACGGTTTCCGTCGGCCTCTGACACGCCCGGCGGCGTGAGTGGATGCTGCGATCGTTGCTGGATGTCGAAGACGTCGTGCTCGCTCCGTCTCCCGGATGTCAGCGTCGCCCTGCTCGGCATGGGGCCACGCGTTACCGATGGGAGATGCAGGATGCGGAAGTTGATCGCGGACGAGTGGATGACGCTGGACGGGGTGGTGCAAGCGCCGAGCTATCCGGGCGAGGACACCAGCGGCACGTTCCGGCACGGCGGCTGGCATGCCCGCTACTTGGACGAGCTGTCCATGAGCTGGGTGGTCGACAACGTGCGCGGCGCGGGCGGGTTCGTACTGGGCCGGGGTACATACGAGATCTTCGCGTCGCACTGGCCGACCGCACCGCAGGAGCAATCGGCCCTGGCCGAGCCCCTGAACAATCTGCCCAAGTACGTCGCTTCGACGACGTTGCACGAGCCGCTCGGCTGGTCGAACTCGGTCCTGCTGCCCGGGGACCTCGGTCCTGCTGTGCGCACGTTGAAGGCGCAAGCCGGTGCAGACCTGCACGTCATCGGTAGCCCCGGCCTGGTCCGGAGCCTGCTGAGCCTCGATTTGCTCGACGAACTGCGGATCATGCTCGATCCGCTGGTGCTCGGCGGCGGCAAACGCCTGTTCCCGCACGACGCTGCGCATCGTGCGCTGCAGCTGCTGCACAGCGACGTCACCAGCACCGGCGCGATCATCTTGACGTACGCCGTCGGCAAACCGGTGACCGACGCCGGCTGATATCGGTCGACGTACAGCCGCCGCCGTCGCGCTGGTCGCATGGCAGGCATACCGCTCGCTTCGACCGGCCGGGGCCGGCCCTGACAGTTCAGAGCCGCCCGCGATGGCCGCCGCCTACCCCGTTCAGGTGCCGGGAAGCGGGGTTAAAGGCCTGCTGTGAGCGACGATGATGCCCGTGGCTGGACACTCGCTATCCGTGCCGGCTTACGACGCGTCGGTTGGGGTCGTGGCTGCCGCCGAGGCGGCACCGTCAGCGTGGAAGTGGTGAACGGTTCGGTGGAAATCTTCGGAGATCCTGCTGGGCTTCGCGATCTCGCCCGGATGTGCCTCGCGCTCTCGGACGCCCAGGCCTCGGAAGGGGCGCACATTCACCTCGACGCAGGTATCAACCCGCTGGACTCTGGATCCGCTTCGCTGATGCTCGCGCGTGATCCGCGCCGCCCCGCCTGACAGGCGCGATCAGCGGCACAAAAGAGAATTTATGATGAGTCACTTGCAGTTCTACGGATTTCCACCCTCCTGGCTTTTCGGGAATGTGGCCGGCTTCCACGCCAAGGTGCACATGAACTAATTATTCGGTCATCCATATCTAAAAGACTCTCCGACACTGATCTAGATTGTCGTGTCGACGCCGCCTCGCCTGCAGCGCAAGCGCTGCAGCGATCGTGAACAGCCGCTCGGTGAGAAGATCGCAGGGACAGCCCATCCTCGATTAAAGATAAGTTTGATCTAGACCGGAGGAAGGTGGTGACGCCGAGCGGCGTGAAGGTCCGATTTCACGCACCGCGCAAATGGCATCTCATGCACGTTCATCGATCTTGTCGGGCAGGTAGCGTGCGGTCCTGCGGCTGCGCCTCGGAAAGTTCTTCTCAGGTTTGCGTCGAACGGGGAAATGATGAGGATAATCCGCCAGGCTGCTGGCCTTATCGTTTTGCTGCGGCCTCGCTGGGCGTTGGGACCGACAACGCGGGAAAAGTGATCCCGAATCACACGGCAATCCGTGTCACGCTCGGCGTCGTTGCGACGCCGGCCCTGACCGTGCTTGCGACGGTCGCGGCCGCGGCGTTGCCCGAGTCCGCGGTCACGCCGCCCCGGGCAGGGGCCAAACAACCTTCGTGCCACTAATCAGACAGAGATTTCACCATCCCGGCGTGTGACCACGGGGACAAATTTCCGTCGGTCCGCCAGGGTGCTGCGCCGCCCCGGCGCCTATCCAGACGTCCAGTTCTTGTCCACGGACGGAGACGCGAGCGGTACTGCTTCATAGGTGCCAGCGAAGCGTTGCCAGATCGAAACGAATGGAAAGGTATAGAGATGAGTCAGCGCATAAAGGTCATGGTCGCCGGAGCCGCGATCGCTACTCTGGGAACGACGTTTCTCACGGTGAGTCCCGCGTACGCCGTCAGCTGCCCGTCGGGGCAGTACTGCATCTACCCGCAGCTGAACTTCGGCGGAACGCCGGTGCACTACACCGCAAGCACAAGCCAGTTGCCTGAGCCCTGGAACGACGACACGTTCTCTGCTATCAACAACACGTCGCGCGGCCTGCGGATCTATCGCGGCAGTAACTACGGAGGTTCCCATACCTGCATTCAGCCGCACGAGTCGATCGCAGACCTGACTTTCTTCTCCGTCGGTCGCTGGGGGTCCTCCGCAAAGCTCGGCAGCTCCTGCGGCTGAATACTGCAACGGCACTCGTCAGGCGATACATAACCACGGCGGCGGGCCCGGCAGTATCTGTCCGGGCCGGTCGCCGGCCTCGATCCCAAGATTGGCCGGTTCGAGTTCCCGGCACGACACACGCACGTGATGACGGCCGGGATGACTGAGGGCGAATCCACTGCAGAGACCTGTAGGCACCGTTGGCGTTGCTGGTCAGGTCAGCCCTGTTGCGGCGTGTCAGCTTTCTGCGCACGCAGGTAAGCCGTTGCCATGGTGCGACGGGAGCGGGCCTCGGTGGTCGTCAGGTACGACTCCAGGCGCTCGCGCTCGTCTCGGGTCAGGGCGGCCGCGATCGCCTCGCCGTAGGTAGGAGCCAGCGGGTTCGGGGCCGTCCGCTTCACTGCTTGCCAGTCGGCGAACGGCTCGGCCGGAACGTCCAGTTGCGCGCGGTAGTCGAGTTCGACCGCCTCGAAGCCGGCGTCGACGGCCCAGGACAGCAGGTCGCGCTCGTCGAAGTCGACCAGCGTTGCCTCGTCGCCGACCTGACGGGCCACCTTCGCCAACAGGTCGTCGACCGGTGTGCGGCCCAGGCCGAACAGGTCGCCGGGGCGGTGCAGCATAGGGAACCGATTGATCGGCTCGAAGATCGACAAGCGTCCGCCGGGGCGCAACACCCGATGGAACTCGGCGAACGCGGCCTGTTTCCGGGCGCAGTAGATGAGGACCGACCGGGTCGTGACCACGTCGACCGAAGCGTCCGGGATGATGGCCAGGTCGCTGGCCGCCGCCTGCACGAAACTGCATCGCCGGTCGTGAGCGGCAGTCCGCCGGCACTGGTCAAGCAGGTCCGCCGAGATGTCGCTGAAGATGACGCGGCCGTCCGGGCCGAGGCGATCCAGCGCGCCGAAGCCGATGAGGCCGGTGCCGCAACCGACGTCGAGGAGTACATCGTCTGCCCGGAGATCGGCGCGATCCAGGACTCCGTCCCGGAAGGCATCCAGGCTCGAGGCGTGCCGGGCACGGATGGTCGCGCTGTCGCCGTCTCGCCGAGTCAGCAACCACTTTGCCCACACGTCGCCCATCCGACCACCGTATCCGCCGCGTCGGTGCGCTGGATCACGCGCGCACTGCTCTCGGCAGAACGGCAGTTTCGCCGCCATCGTCGCGGGTGTGGCCGGCATGGTCGCGGGCCCACGCCGGCGTGCCCTCGGCTACCTGATCAACCTCGCCAAGACAGTGGTGGGAAAGCGGTCAGGAAACCTTGACCGGCACCACCTCCGGAGCGCCGAGCCGCGCAGCGTCGGCAGTCTCGTCGTCCTGCTGCTCCTGGGAGGCCCGCTCCGCCTCGACCCGGAGGCGATAATTTTCCACCTCGCGGTCGCGCTGTTCCTTGGTCCAGCCCAGAACGCGGCCCATCAGTTCGGCCGCCTCCGAGGCTGACGCCGTGCCCCGGTCGAACGTCTCGATCGAGATCCGGGTGCGGCGGGTCAGCACGTCGACCAGGTGCCGGGCGCCCTCGGCCGCAGCGGCATAGACCACCTCGGCCCGCAGGTAGTCGTCGGCCCCCTCCAGCGGGCGGCCCAGGGACGGATCCTCCTCGATCATCTGCAGCAGGTCCTTGATCAGTGATCCGTATCGGCCCAGCAGGTGCTCGACCCGGGCCACGTGCAGACCCGACTCGCCGGCGATCAGGCCACGCCTGTTCCAGAGTGCCGGGAAGCCCTCCGCGCCGACCAGCGGGATCCTGTCGGTGCAGCACTTGGCGATCGGCCGGTTCAGGTTGAAGGCGCAGGCGTCGACCGCGTCCTTGGCCATCACCCGGTAGGTGGTGTACTTGCCGCCGGCCACCACCACCAAGCCTGGCACCGGACTGCCCACCATGTGCTCGCGGGACAGTTTCGAGGTGGACTCCGACTCGCCGGAGAGCAGCGGCCGCAGGCCGGCATAGACGCCCTGCACGTCGGAGCGCTCCAGCGGCGTGGACAACACCTTGTTGACCTCGGTTAGCAGGTAGTCGATGTCCTTGGCGGAGGCCGCCGGGTGTGCCTTGTCCAGGTTCCAATCGGTGTCGGTGGTGCCGACGATCCAGTGCCGGCCCCACGGGATCACGAACAGCACGCTGCTCGCGGTCCGCAGGATCAGCCCGGTGGTCGACTGGATCCGGTCGCGCGGGACGACCAGGTGGATGCCTTTGGAGGCGCGGACGTGGAACTGGCCGCGCTCGCCCGCGAGGGACTGGGTCTCGTCGGTCCACACCCCGGTCGCGTTGATCACCTGCTGGGCGCGGATCTCGAAGGTCCGGTCGTACTCCAGGTCGCGGGCGGTGACGCCGGTGACCCGCTCGCCCTCCCGGAGGAAGCCGGTGACCTCGACCCGGTTGGCCACGTGCGCGCCGTAGGCGGCCGCGGTCCGGGCCAGGAACATGGTGTGCCGGGCGTCGTCGACCTGCGCGTCGTAATAGGTCAGCGCGCCTTTCAGCGCGTCCTTGCGCAGCGCCGGGCAGGCCCGCAGCGCGCCGCGCCGGGTCAGATGCCGATGGTTCGGCAGCGAACTGGACCAGGCCATCGTGTCGTAGAGGGTGACGCCCGCCCCGGCGTACGCCCGCTCCCACACGTGGTGTTTGAGCGGGTAGAGGAAACGCACCGGGCGGGCCAGGTGCGGGGCCAGGCGGGAGAGGATCAGGCCCCGCTCCCGCAGCGCCTCCCGGACCAGCCCGAAGTCGAGCATCTCCAGGTAGCGCAGGCCGCCGTGGATCAGCTTGCTGGACCGGCTGGAGGTGCCGGAGGCGAAGTCACGCGCCTCGAGCAGCCCCACGGAGAGACCCCGCGTGACCGCGTCGAGCGCGCAACCCGCCCCCACCACTCCCCCACCGATGACCAGCACGTCCACCTCGGCCACCTCGAGGGCGGCCAGCGCGGCGTCCCGTGTCTCAGGTGAGAGTTTCGACATCAGTCCACATCCACCCAGTCGAGGGTCCGCTGCACCGCCTTCTTCCAGCGGCCGTACCCCTGTTCCCGCTGGTCGGACGACCAGCTGGGCTGCCAGCGCTGCGACTCGTTCCAGTTGTCCCGGAGCTCGTCGGTGGACTTCCAGAAACCGACCGCGAGCCCGGCCGCGTACGCCGCGCCGAGTGCCGTGGTCTCGGCGACCACCGGCCGGCTGACCGGCACGCCGAGCACGTCGGCCTGGATCTGCATGCACAGGTTGTTGCCGGTGATCCCGCCGTCCACCTTGAGCACGTCCAGGTGCACGCCGGAGTCCTGCGCCATCGCGTCGACCACGTCCCGGGTCTGGTAGCAGATCGCCTCGAGGGTGGCCCGGGCGATGTGCGCGTCGGTGTTGAACCGGGACAGCCCGACGATCGCGCCGCGCGCGTCGGACCGCCAGTAGGGCGCGAAGAGCCCGGAGAACGCGGGCACGAAGTAGACCCCGCCGCTGTCCTGCACCTGCGCGGCCAGCGACTCGCTCTGGTCGGCCGACCTGATGATTTTCAGCTGGTCGCGCAGCCACTGCACGGCGGAGCCGGTGACCGCGATCGAGCCCTCCAGGGCATAGACCGGGGCGGCGTCGCCGAGCTTGTAGCAGACCGTGGTGAGCAGACCGTTCTCCGAGCGGACCAGGTTGGTCCCGGTGTTGAGCAGCATGAAGTTGCCGGTGCCGTACGTGTTCTTGGCCTCGCCGGGCGCGAAGCAGACCTGCCCGACCGTGGCGGCCTGCTGGTCACCGAGGTCGCCGGTGAGCGGCACCACGCCGCCGAGCGGGCCCTCGACCCGCGCCTCGCCGTAACCGGTCGGATCCGACGAGGGCCGGATCTGCGGCAGCATCTGACGCGGGATGTTGAAGAACGACAGCAGCTCGTCGTCCCAGTCGAGGGTCTCCAGATTCATCAGCATGGTCCGGCTGGCGTTGGTCACGTCGGTCACGTGGTTACCGCCGTTGGCGCCACCGGTGATGTTCCACAACAGCCAGCTGTCCGTGTTGCCGAAGATGGCGTCGCCGCGCTCGGCCGCCTCCCGGACGCCGTCGACATTCTCCAGAATCCACTGGATCTTGCCGGCGGAGAAGTAGGTGGCCGGCGGCAAGCCGGCCTTGCGCCGGATCACGTCGCCCCGCCCGTCGCGGTCGAGCGCCGCGGCGATCCGGTCGGTGCGGGTGTCCTGCCAGACGATCGCGTTGTAATAGGGCCGGCCGGTGCGCCGGTCCCAGACCACCGAGGTCTCCCGCTGGTTGGTGATGCCGACCGCGGCCAGGTCGGCGGCGGTCAGATTCGCCCTCTGCAGCGCGGTGCGCACCACCGCCACGGTGCGCTCCCAGATCTCGATCGGGTTGTGCTCGACCCAGCCGGCCTGCGGCAGGATCTGCTCGTGCTCGAGCTGGTGCCGGGCCACCTCGTTGCCGCCATGGTCGAAGATCATGAAACGGGTGCTGGTCGTGCCCTGGTCAACGGCACCGACGAAGTCAGCCACGGTTCGCCTCCACGCTCTCGTCCTCGGACGGGATCCTGCCGACCTCCTGCGGACCCGCCGCGGAAATGAATATTCCGACCAGATACTTGTACAGGCCGGCCCCGACAATTCCACCGATGATCGGCCCCACGATCGGGATCCAGAAGTAGAGATAGCCGGTTTGATCTCGGAACGCGGTCTCGTACCCGGTCAGGAAACTGGCCAGGCGCGGACCGAAGTCACGGGCCGGGTTGATCGCGTATCCGGCGTTGGTGCCCCAGGCCATGCCGATCGCGACCACGAGCAGGCCGATGACGAACGGGGCCATGTTGGCCTGCGGCGGGGTGCTGGCCAGGTCAGTCAGCGCCATGATCACGAAGAGCAGGATCGCCGTACCGATGATCTGGTCGCGGAACGCGCCCCACTCACCGACCGGCAGGCTGCCGTTGCCCGGCAGCGTGGAGAAGACGCCCTGGGTCTTGATGGTGAGCCCGGGGTCCTTGGCGTTGAGGACCTCGGTGTAGTTCCACCGCACCAGCAGCGCGGCGACGAACGCTCCGAGGAACTGCGCGCCGATGAACGGCAGCACCTTCCGCCACTCGAAGCCCTTCCAGACGGCGAGCGCGAGGGTCACCGCCGGGTTGAGGTGGGCGCCGCTGAGTCGCGCCGCCACGTATACGCCGAGGGTGACGCCCAGGCCCCAGGCCCAGGAGATGCTGTCGTGGTCGCCGATGCCTCCGGCCACGACCTGCGCCACCACCCCGCATCCGAAC
Above is a genomic segment from Actinoplanes ianthinogenes containing:
- a CDS encoding class I SAM-dependent methyltransferase: MGDVWAKWLLTRRDGDSATIRARHASSLDAFRDGVLDRADLRADDVLLDVGCGTGLIGFGALDRLGPDGRVIFSDISADLLDQCRRTAAHDRRCSFVQAAASDLAIIPDASVDVVTTRSVLIYCARKQAAFAEFHRVLRPGGRLSIFEPINRFPMLHRPGDLFGLGRTPVDDLLAKVARQVGDEATLVDFDERDLLSWAVDAGFEAVELDYRAQLDVPAEPFADWQAVKRTAPNPLAPTYGEAIAAALTRDERERLESYLTTTEARSRRTMATAYLRAQKADTPQQG
- a CDS encoding glycerol-3-phosphate dehydrogenase/oxidase — translated: MSKLSPETRDAALAALEVAEVDVLVIGGGVVGAGCALDAVTRGLSVGLLEARDFASGTSSRSSKLIHGGLRYLEMLDFGLVREALRERGLILSRLAPHLARPVRFLYPLKHHVWERAYAGAGVTLYDTMAWSSSLPNHRHLTRRGALRACPALRKDALKGALTYYDAQVDDARHTMFLARTAAAYGAHVANRVEVTGFLREGERVTGVTARDLEYDRTFEIRAQQVINATGVWTDETQSLAGERGQFHVRASKGIHLVVPRDRIQSTTGLILRTASSVLFVIPWGRHWIVGTTDTDWNLDKAHPAASAKDIDYLLTEVNKVLSTPLERSDVQGVYAGLRPLLSGESESTSKLSREHMVGSPVPGLVVVAGGKYTTYRVMAKDAVDACAFNLNRPIAKCCTDRIPLVGAEGFPALWNRRGLIAGESGLHVARVEHLLGRYGSLIKDLLQMIEEDPSLGRPLEGADDYLRAEVVYAAAAEGARHLVDVLTRRTRISIETFDRGTASASEAAELMGRVLGWTKEQRDREVENYRLRVEAERASQEQQDDETADAARLGAPEVVPVKVS
- the glpK gene encoding glycerol kinase GlpK, translated to MADFVGAVDQGTTSTRFMIFDHGGNEVARHQLEHEQILPQAGWVEHNPIEIWERTVAVVRTALQRANLTAADLAAVGITNQRETSVVWDRRTGRPYYNAIVWQDTRTDRIAAALDRDGRGDVIRRKAGLPPATYFSAGKIQWILENVDGVREAAERGDAIFGNTDSWLLWNITGGANGGNHVTDVTNASRTMLMNLETLDWDDELLSFFNIPRQMLPQIRPSSDPTGYGEARVEGPLGGVVPLTGDLGDQQAATVGQVCFAPGEAKNTYGTGNFMLLNTGTNLVRSENGLLTTVCYKLGDAAPVYALEGSIAVTGSAVQWLRDQLKIIRSADQSESLAAQVQDSGGVYFVPAFSGLFAPYWRSDARGAIVGLSRFNTDAHIARATLEAICYQTRDVVDAMAQDSGVHLDVLKVDGGITGNNLCMQIQADVLGVPVSRPVVAETTALGAAYAAGLAVGFWKSTDELRDNWNESQRWQPSWSSDQREQGYGRWKKAVQRTLDWVDVD
- a CDS encoding MIP/aquaporin family protein, which encodes MAARFKVGGLFGELMGEFAGTMILILFGCGVVAQVVAGGIGDHDSISWAWGLGVTLGVYVAARLSGAHLNPAVTLALAVWKGFEWRKVLPFIGAQFLGAFVAALLVRWNYTEVLNAKDPGLTIKTQGVFSTLPGNGSLPVGEWGAFRDQIIGTAILLFVIMALTDLASTPPQANMAPFVIGLLVVAIGMAWGTNAGYAINPARDFGPRLASFLTGYETAFRDQTGYLYFWIPIVGPIIGGIVGAGLYKYLVGIFISAAGPQEVGRIPSEDESVEANRG